One segment of Chionomys nivalis chromosome 3, mChiNiv1.1, whole genome shotgun sequence DNA contains the following:
- the LOC130872212 gene encoding cytochrome c oxidase copper chaperone, translating to MPGLAAASPAPPEAQEKKPLKPCCACPETKKARDACIIEKGEEHCGHLIEAHKECMRALGFKI from the exons ATGCCGGGTCTGGCCGCCGCCAGCCCTGCCCCTCCTGAGGCTCAGGAGAAGAAGCCGCTGAAGCCATGCTGCGCCTGCCCGGAGACCAAGAAGGCGCGCGATGCGTG CATCATCGAGAAAGGAGAAGAGCACTGTGGCCATCTCATCGAGGCCCACAAGGAGTGCATGCGAGCACTGGGATTTAAGATATGA